A stretch of Blautia liquoris DNA encodes these proteins:
- a CDS encoding uroporphyrinogen decarboxylase family protein, with product MTERENALRVYRHEKPEWTPNFVEAVFLAGFWSNNECGLRGEKVTDHTALDVFGVEWDLSHGSPVPVPGKYILDDILNWRSIPFPEPETWDWKSMAEIELKDYDGTKVLTYFCEQGLFDRLTQLMGFENGLMALLLEPEECAKFFERMADYKIQIIQLVAKYYHPDVFLYSDDIAKADSLFMSPDTYRELIKPNQARIIQAIIDNGMIPEQHTCGKCEAVIDDYVEIGVQSFFPAQASNNIVEIQKKYGDRLIINGGFDSQGPAGLPNADEQTLRAEGRRTAREYAINGSYMLIPMIGDIMFSTPEQQKAMGIVSEEFRRECRKLGL from the coding sequence ATGACGGAACGCGAAAATGCATTACGGGTATATCGCCATGAAAAACCAGAATGGACACCAAACTTTGTAGAAGCAGTATTTCTTGCTGGTTTTTGGTCAAACAATGAATGTGGGCTCCGGGGTGAAAAAGTTACGGATCACACGGCACTAGATGTCTTTGGAGTGGAGTGGGATTTAAGTCACGGTTCCCCGGTACCAGTACCAGGGAAATATATACTCGATGATATTTTGAATTGGCGCAGTATTCCATTTCCAGAACCTGAAACATGGGATTGGAAAAGTATGGCTGAGATTGAATTGAAAGATTATGATGGTACGAAAGTCCTGACTTACTTTTGTGAACAGGGGCTGTTTGACCGTCTGACGCAGCTAATGGGGTTCGAGAATGGGCTGATGGCGTTACTTCTTGAGCCGGAAGAATGCGCCAAATTCTTCGAACGAATGGCGGATTATAAAATTCAAATTATTCAACTTGTTGCAAAGTATTATCATCCGGATGTTTTTTTATACTCGGATGATATAGCAAAAGCGGATTCTCTGTTTATGAGCCCGGATACATATCGTGAATTGATTAAACCGAATCAGGCCAGGATCATTCAGGCGATTATTGACAATGGAATGATTCCAGAGCAGCATACGTGTGGGAAATGCGAAGCGGTCATTGATGATTATGTGGAAATTGGAGTTCAATCTTTCTTCCCAGCACAGGCTTCCAATAATATCGTCGAAATCCAGAAAAAATATGGGGATCGTCTTATAATCAACGGAGGTTTTGACTCGCAAGGTCCTGCCGGACTTCCAAACGCAGATGAACAGACATTGCGGGCAGAGGGCCGGAGAACAGCAAGAGAATATGCCATCAATGGCAGTTATATGCTGATTCCCATGATCGGTGATATTATGTTCTCAACACCAGAGCAGCAAAAGGCGATGGGGATCGTAAGCGAAGAATTCCGTAGAGAATGCAGGAAATTAGGATTGTAA
- a CDS encoding GTP-binding protein: MKIIILGGFLGSGKTSVLQQMAHFLVEHEANSKANTKFAIVENEIGEVGIDDQVLKSAGFKVSNIFSGCVCCTLKSELIKSVKEIQEKMNPSWVVIEATGVAYPGSIRKALTDNLGLEAYIITIADASRWKRLVNAMQTLVSGQLEDSMTVLINKTDLIEEDTLETVKSSVVSYHASVEIFMISAKQGIPASVFEKIVEHVKEQQDGKQDGHGYDGA; the protein is encoded by the coding sequence TTGAAGATTATAATTTTAGGAGGATTTCTAGGTTCCGGAAAAACCAGTGTACTGCAGCAGATGGCACATTTTTTGGTGGAACACGAAGCAAACAGCAAAGCAAATACAAAGTTTGCTATTGTTGAAAATGAAATCGGCGAAGTCGGAATCGATGATCAGGTTTTAAAAAGTGCTGGGTTCAAGGTAAGTAATATTTTTTCCGGCTGTGTCTGCTGCACTCTGAAATCCGAACTGATTAAAAGTGTAAAAGAGATCCAGGAAAAGATGAATCCTTCCTGGGTCGTAATTGAGGCGACAGGGGTGGCTTATCCTGGCAGCATAAGAAAAGCATTGACGGACAATTTAGGACTCGAAGCATATATCATAACAATTGCAGATGCCAGTAGATGGAAAAGACTTGTAAATGCTATGCAAACACTTGTCAGCGGTCAGTTGGAAGATAGTATGACAGTCTTGATTAATAAAACTGATTTGATAGAGGAAGATACTTTGGAGACTGTGAAAAGCAGTGTGGTATCCTATCATGCTTCTGTTGAGATATTTATGATATCAGCCAAACAAGGAATTCCGGCGAGTGTATTCGAAAAAATAGTAGAACATGTGAAGGAGCAACAAGATGGAAAACAAGATGGACATGGCTATGACGGAGCATAG
- a CDS encoding uroporphyrinogen decarboxylase family protein, translating to MSLTPRENYLNALTHKKTEWIPTFSVDCACVGFGALSGPWVEKGPIGGGYDGFGVRWVTPSSGGGAAIPAPNEFLLDSDTITDWKRIIKFPNLEEVDWKGIAEQEFAMVHADPENQAIDFGCGNGVYERLASFMGFEEALIALMEEPEACYDLMEAITDYKIEFAKKVKQYYNPDIFTNYDDIATERGPFMSPETYRKLIKPHHKRLYEEVKKLGMIPVQHTCGYCEHLIEDFIDTGAVAWTSVQPTNDIEKILSKYGDKFVLIGGFDSNGKPAQADATVEERMKEVHRCMDIYGKYPGYIFFGFVLVDSIDPAETGKALAPIFEEASRYSRELAAGTGKVL from the coding sequence ATGAGTTTAACACCAAGAGAAAATTATTTAAACGCATTGACACATAAGAAAACAGAATGGATTCCGACATTCTCCGTGGATTGTGCATGCGTAGGATTTGGAGCACTTTCAGGTCCATGGGTTGAAAAAGGACCGATAGGCGGCGGATATGATGGATTTGGAGTGAGATGGGTGACACCCTCCTCGGGTGGAGGCGCAGCAATTCCGGCCCCAAATGAGTTTTTACTTGACTCAGACACAATAACAGACTGGAAGAGGATTATAAAGTTTCCAAATTTGGAGGAAGTCGACTGGAAAGGGATTGCAGAACAGGAGTTTGCAATGGTTCATGCAGATCCTGAAAATCAGGCAATTGATTTCGGATGTGGGAATGGTGTCTATGAAAGGCTGGCATCTTTTATGGGATTTGAAGAGGCATTGATTGCACTGATGGAGGAACCGGAAGCTTGTTACGATTTGATGGAGGCAATTACTGACTATAAGATAGAATTTGCCAAGAAGGTAAAACAATATTATAATCCGGATATTTTTACAAATTATGATGACATTGCAACGGAAAGAGGACCGTTTATGTCTCCGGAAACCTATCGTAAATTGATTAAGCCACATCATAAACGCCTATATGAAGAAGTAAAAAAACTTGGTATGATTCCGGTACAGCATACATGCGGATACTGTGAACATTTAATTGAGGATTTTATTGATACGGGAGCTGTAGCCTGGACCTCTGTTCAGCCGACAAATGATATTGAAAAAATTCTCTCTAAATATGGAGATAAATTTGTTCTGATAGGCGGTTTTGACAGCAACGGGAAACCGGCACAAGCCGATGCAACTGTCGAGGAGAGGATGAAAGAGGTTCACAGATGCATGGATATCTATGGGAAATATCCCGGTTATATTTTCTTTGGGTTTGTTCTCGTAGATTCTATAGATCCAGCAGAAACAGGTAAAGCATTGGCACCTATTTTTGAAGAAGCAAGCAGATATAGTCGTGAACTTGCAGCAGGAACAGGAAAGGTTTTATAA